The proteins below come from a single Burkholderia contaminans genomic window:
- a CDS encoding MFS transporter, with translation METSALSFASTPVDARAAAKKRRLIAAAAVGNALEFYDFTVYSFFAILIGKLFFPVHSSFGQLMLAVASFGVGFVTRPLGGLVIGMYADRAGRKKAMILTLLLMALGTATIAVAPTFAQIGLAAPLLLVLARLLQGFASGGEVGASTTLLLEQAPQHRRGFYASFQFSSQGLAALAGALTGVALTSTLNAAQLESWGWRVPFIIGTLFVPLGYWLRRTVEEVPAAAPAAARDEPVASLPLADVLRHHGKAVFAGLGVTIGGTSIHYIIVFYMAIYGVQVLHLPTWLSMTAGCVAGAILMLVTPIGGHLSDVYGRNRIVWWTRIVLMAAIYPAFVALNRWPGAASLLSIIAALSIVHAINIGATGAMLGELFPRAVRATGGALVYSIGVAIFGGFAQFFVTWLIAATGNPNAPAWYAIGCGAMTLLAVRCMDEKAGKALD, from the coding sequence ATGGAAACGTCCGCCCTTTCGTTCGCCAGCACGCCGGTCGATGCCCGCGCCGCCGCGAAGAAACGCCGGCTGATCGCGGCCGCCGCCGTCGGCAACGCGCTCGAGTTCTACGACTTCACGGTCTACAGCTTCTTCGCGATCCTGATCGGCAAGCTGTTCTTTCCCGTGCATTCGTCGTTCGGGCAATTGATGCTCGCGGTCGCGAGCTTCGGCGTCGGCTTCGTCACGCGCCCGCTCGGCGGGCTCGTGATCGGCATGTATGCCGACCGTGCCGGCCGCAAGAAGGCGATGATCCTCACGCTGCTGCTGATGGCGCTCGGCACCGCGACGATCGCGGTCGCGCCCACCTTCGCGCAGATCGGGCTCGCCGCACCGCTGCTGCTCGTGCTCGCGCGCCTGCTGCAGGGGTTCGCGTCGGGCGGCGAAGTCGGCGCGTCGACGACGCTGCTGCTCGAGCAGGCGCCGCAGCATCGTCGCGGCTTCTACGCATCGTTCCAGTTCTCGAGCCAGGGGCTCGCCGCGCTCGCCGGTGCGCTGACCGGCGTCGCGCTGACGTCGACGCTGAATGCCGCGCAACTCGAAAGCTGGGGCTGGCGCGTGCCGTTCATCATCGGCACGCTGTTCGTGCCGCTCGGCTACTGGCTGCGCCGCACCGTCGAGGAAGTGCCGGCCGCCGCGCCTGCCGCCGCGCGCGACGAGCCGGTTGCATCGCTGCCGCTCGCCGACGTGCTGCGCCATCACGGCAAGGCCGTATTCGCAGGCCTCGGCGTGACGATCGGCGGCACGTCGATCCACTACATCATCGTGTTCTACATGGCGATCTACGGCGTGCAGGTGCTGCACCTGCCGACCTGGCTGTCGATGACGGCCGGCTGCGTCGCGGGTGCAATCCTGATGCTCGTGACGCCGATCGGCGGCCACCTGTCCGACGTCTACGGGCGCAACCGGATCGTCTGGTGGACGCGTATCGTGCTGATGGCTGCGATCTATCCGGCGTTCGTCGCGCTGAACCGCTGGCCCGGCGCCGCATCGCTGCTGTCGATCATCGCCGCGCTGTCGATCGTGCATGCGATCAACATCGGTGCGACGGGCGCGATGCTCGGCGAACTGTTCCCGCGTGCGGTGCGCGCGACCGGCGGCGCGCTCGTGTACAGCATCGGCGTCGCGATCTTCGGCGGCTTCGCTCAATTCTTCGTCACGTGGCTGATCGCGGCGACCGGCAATCCGAACGCACCTGCGTGGTACGCGATCGGCTGCGGTGCGATGACGCTGCTTGCCGTGCGCTGCATGGATGAAAAGGCCGGGAAGGCACTTGACTGA
- a CDS encoding pyrimidine/purine nucleoside phosphorylase: MTSATQFDNVSVVKRANVYFDGKCVSHTVLFPDGTRKTLGVILPCALNFGTDAPELMEVQAGKCRVKLDGSSEWQTYGAGESFSVPGKSRFDIEVLETLDYVCSYL, from the coding sequence ATGACCAGTGCAACCCAATTCGACAACGTATCGGTCGTCAAGCGCGCGAACGTCTATTTCGACGGCAAGTGCGTGTCGCATACCGTGCTCTTCCCGGACGGCACGCGCAAGACGCTCGGCGTGATCCTGCCGTGCGCGCTCAACTTCGGCACGGACGCCCCCGAATTGATGGAAGTGCAGGCCGGCAAGTGCCGCGTGAAGCTCGACGGCAGCAGCGAATGGCAGACCTACGGCGCCGGCGAATCGTTCTCGGTGCCGGGCAAGAGCCGCTTCGACATCGAAGTGCTCGAGACGCTCGATTACGTCTGCAGCTACCTGTAA
- a CDS encoding cysteine hydrolase family protein, with product MSEVSSPKRALLVVDMQVGLFHGPERPYDGERVLANINRLIGRAHEARAPVFAVRHTGPAGSPIAPGTPLTALVPALAIDTARDTVFDKTRPSCFAGTRLAEWLREASIGEIVIAGMKTQYCVDTACRAAADHGFRAVLVTDAHTCMDTPELPAERIVAHHNATLGGPFATLTTTDACVF from the coding sequence ATGTCCGAAGTCTCTTCCCCGAAACGCGCACTGCTCGTCGTCGACATGCAGGTCGGCCTGTTTCACGGCCCCGAGCGTCCGTACGACGGCGAACGCGTGCTCGCGAACATCAACCGGTTGATCGGTCGCGCGCATGAAGCCCGTGCGCCGGTGTTCGCCGTGCGTCACACCGGGCCGGCCGGTTCACCGATCGCACCCGGAACGCCGCTGACCGCGCTGGTGCCGGCACTCGCGATCGATACGGCGCGCGACACCGTGTTCGACAAGACGCGGCCGAGCTGCTTCGCGGGTACGCGGCTCGCCGAATGGTTGCGCGAAGCCAGCATCGGCGAGATCGTCATCGCGGGAATGAAGACCCAGTACTGCGTCGACACGGCCTGCCGTGCGGCCGCCGATCACGGCTTTCGCGCGGTGCTCGTGACCGACGCGCACACCTGCATGGACACGCCGGAACTGCCGGCCGAGAGGATCGTCGCGCATCACAACGCGACGCTTGGCGGCCCGTTCGCGACGCTGACGACGACCGACGCGTGCGTGTTCTGA
- a CDS encoding LysR substrate-binding domain-containing protein translates to MKYHQLKAFVTVAEEGSIRAAARRLNVSPAALTKAVKELEIALGVSLVVRTARGVQLTAFGQQLQVRARLIVAEMQRARDDIEQAQGAMTGSVAAAITPAAAVTILPDAFRAFRRRFPVARVNLIEGFPGVALPRLHDGSLDFAVAVVVPELLAAEFDHAELYASRSLIVARKGHPLASATSLAELVEADWLMNPSPESSTQVLFNSFVAYGLPVPARVVECPSFGLARSLMMECDLIASMPEQLLQAEWARDQLAVLPIRERLPGVSVQVITRRDSPLTPAAAMLLDCLRDSARRKGLR, encoded by the coding sequence ATGAAATACCATCAGTTGAAAGCGTTCGTCACCGTCGCGGAAGAGGGCAGCATTCGCGCGGCCGCGCGGCGCCTGAACGTGTCGCCGGCGGCGCTGACGAAGGCGGTCAAGGAACTGGAGATCGCACTCGGCGTGTCGCTCGTCGTGCGCACCGCGCGCGGCGTGCAGCTCACCGCGTTCGGCCAGCAATTGCAGGTGCGCGCGCGGCTGATCGTCGCCGAAATGCAGCGCGCCCGCGACGACATCGAGCAGGCGCAGGGCGCGATGACGGGCTCCGTCGCGGCGGCGATCACGCCAGCCGCCGCGGTGACGATCCTGCCCGACGCGTTTCGCGCATTCCGGCGCCGCTTCCCGGTGGCGCGCGTCAACCTGATCGAAGGGTTTCCGGGCGTCGCGCTGCCGCGCCTGCATGATGGCTCGCTCGACTTCGCGGTGGCCGTCGTCGTGCCCGAACTGCTGGCCGCCGAATTCGATCACGCTGAGCTCTATGCCAGCCGGTCGCTGATCGTCGCCCGCAAGGGGCATCCGCTCGCGTCGGCCACGTCGCTCGCCGAGCTCGTCGAGGCCGACTGGCTGATGAACCCGTCGCCGGAAAGCTCGACGCAGGTGCTGTTCAATTCGTTCGTCGCCTACGGGCTGCCGGTGCCGGCGCGCGTCGTCGAATGCCCGAGCTTCGGGCTCGCGCGCAGCTTGATGATGGAATGCGACCTGATCGCGTCGATGCCCGAGCAATTGCTGCAGGCCGAGTGGGCGCGCGACCAGCTCGCGGTGCTGCCGATCCGCGAGCGCCTGCCGGGCGTCTCGGTGCAGGTCATCACGCGCCGCGACAGCCCGCTGACCCCGGCGGCGGCGATGCTGCTCGACTGCCTGCGTGATTCCGCGCGGCGCAAGGGGCTGCGGTGA
- a CDS encoding M20 aminoacylase family protein — MLQAVNPVIPGIAAIAPELVEVRRRIHAHPELAFEETLTSDLVAELLTGWGYDVHRGIGKTGVVGVLREGQGTRTVGLRADMDALPLAETTGLPYASRHANKMHACGHDGHTAMLLCAARHLAATRQFSGTLNLIFQPAEENFGGAKAMMDDGLFDRFPCDAIFAIHNMPGRAAGDMAFRTGAAMASADRVTITLRGVGGHGAMPHFARDPMSAAGSIMVALQTIVAREVDAQHAAVITVGSVQAGETFNIIPETVTMKLSVRALNADVRALLARRIEALAKGQAESFGVTAEVDYDYGYPVLVNHAEPTAFAADIARRMLGAERVETDTAPLMGSEDFAFMLEARPGCYAFIGNGIGSKGGCMVHNPGYDFNDDILAIGASYWVRIAEAWLAA, encoded by the coding sequence ATGCTGCAAGCCGTGAACCCCGTCATCCCCGGTATCGCCGCGATCGCACCCGAGCTGGTCGAGGTGCGCCGCCGCATCCACGCTCACCCCGAACTCGCGTTCGAGGAAACGCTCACGAGCGATCTCGTCGCCGAACTGCTCACCGGCTGGGGTTATGACGTGCATCGCGGCATCGGCAAGACGGGAGTGGTCGGCGTGCTGCGCGAAGGGCAAGGCACGCGCACCGTCGGGCTGCGCGCCGACATGGATGCACTGCCGCTCGCGGAAACCACGGGCCTGCCGTACGCCAGCCGCCACGCGAACAAGATGCACGCATGCGGCCACGACGGCCACACCGCGATGCTGCTGTGCGCGGCGCGCCACCTCGCGGCCACGCGCCAGTTCTCCGGCACGCTGAACCTGATCTTCCAGCCGGCCGAGGAAAACTTCGGCGGCGCGAAGGCGATGATGGACGACGGCCTGTTCGACCGCTTCCCGTGCGACGCGATCTTCGCGATCCACAACATGCCGGGCCGCGCGGCCGGCGACATGGCCTTCCGCACCGGCGCCGCGATGGCGTCGGCCGACCGCGTGACGATCACGCTGCGCGGCGTCGGCGGCCACGGCGCGATGCCGCATTTCGCGCGCGATCCGATGTCGGCCGCGGGCAGCATCATGGTCGCGCTGCAGACGATCGTCGCACGTGAGGTCGATGCGCAGCATGCGGCCGTGATCACGGTCGGCAGCGTGCAGGCCGGCGAGACGTTCAACATCATTCCCGAAACCGTCACGATGAAGCTGTCGGTACGCGCGCTGAACGCCGACGTGCGCGCGCTGCTCGCGCGCCGCATCGAAGCGCTCGCGAAAGGCCAGGCGGAAAGCTTCGGCGTCACGGCGGAAGTCGACTACGACTACGGCTACCCGGTGCTCGTCAATCACGCGGAGCCGACCGCGTTCGCAGCCGACATCGCGCGCCGGATGCTCGGCGCCGAACGCGTCGAAACCGACACCGCGCCGTTGATGGGCAGCGAGGATTTCGCGTTCATGCTCGAAGCGCGCCCCGGCTGCTATGCGTTCATCGGCAACGGGATCGGCAGCAAGGGCGGCTGCATGGTGCACAACCCCGGCTACGACTTCAACGATGACATCCTCGCGATCGGCGCGAGCTACTGGGTTCGCATCGCCGAAGCCTGGCTCGCGGCCTGA